From the genome of Papaver somniferum cultivar HN1 unplaced genomic scaffold, ASM357369v1 unplaced-scaffold_21, whole genome shotgun sequence:
TGTTTTGTCCATCaaggaagaatgaagaagaagaaaagaagaaaaagaaagaaaagaagacgcTGCTACCACTAGGGTTTCTCAATTACATATGAGGGACACACGTTATATTAATGGGAGTGGGAGTATGGGACACGCGGCATAATAAATATATTGTAGGGAATGAAATTACGGGTTAACGGGTGAGCTTGCGGGTTTCACGGGTCggtccgggttaacccgttttccTACAAGCCAACATttttccaaccctaacccggcttatTTATAAACCagccaagccgggttagggttttcacgggccgggtacGAATTTATCCGCGGGTtgcggcttgtttgccagctctaatcagGAGTAAACAAATATGGTGTTAAGGGATCAGGCCATTAATTTTTGAGTCAGTTGATACGGGACTTAGGTCTAGACTACTTTCTTTCCAACTAAAACAAGAACCCTTACCTTCCTAAAAATATACACTGTTGTGCTTCCAAAAAGTGATATGCCGGGAACTCTATTGTGCATCACATCAAGTATGGCATTCGCACTTCCGTTTTTAGTCAACCAAATAAACAAgtaaagaataacaaaaacaaaaacagtcCATTGAAGGGAATGGAGAGGGGCGCCAATTTCAATCTAACAATTTTGTGAGAGATAgataaggttttttttttggattcgtCCTGATTATTTGTAAGGCTCTAAAATACACAAGCAGCTCTCTCACAGACACTCCCCCCATTTGCCCATCCTTGGGTTTCTCTCTGTTTTTCCATTCAGAGAGACACAACaccaccagaagaagaagaaggggttctCAGTTCTGCTTCTGCACCCAGATTAATCTTCTGCAAATTCATAAATTAAaggtatttttagggttttttaaatTTGTCGCCATGACTGTTCTTCAAGCTTATCTTCTATGTAAACCCTCTTCATATTCAATCTCAAAATTCCAATTTTCTTCTGATAAAACCCGtttaagttcttcttcttctattgtatCTTATTCTTATCCTAAACCATTATGGGTGGGGAGATTAAGTTTAGGATTACATAAATCTCAATTGAGTTCTTCTATTAGGTTTAATAAACCCTTGACTGTAACTTCCTGTGTAATGTCATCTGATAATAAAAACCCAATCTTGGAATCATCAAATTCAGACCAAAGTTTGGATAAAAATCCAATCTTTGAATCAAATGCAGACCAAAGTTTGGGGTTTGAATCAATTCCAGATCTTTCTGAAGAGAAATTTGATGAGAAGAAGTTgagtgaagaagaaggagaagttaGTGTTAGTTctaattctgctgctgctgctgcttctactCCTGTAGTTGTGAATGAAAATACAAATAATgtggaagaagaagtgaaaactgATAAGAGATTACCTATTCTAGTCTTCTTAATGGGAGTATTTGCTTCAATTAAGAATgggtttgaaaagcttaaatttttaGAGTGGTTTGAAAAATGGTGGCCATTTTGGAGACAAGAAAAGAGATTGGAGCGTTTGATTGCCGAAGCTGATGCTAATCCGAAAGACCCGTTAAAGCAAAGTGCTTTACTTGCCGAGCTTAATAAACATAGGTATGCACGTTTCCCCGCTTACGAATTGAATTGTTTTGTCTTATGGTAATGGATACTGAATGGTTGTGTGGTTGCATTGGCAGTCCTGAAGGTGTCATTAGGCGATTTGAAGAAAGAGACCATGCAGTAGATAGTACAGGAGTTGCGGAGTATCTTCGAGCGCTCGTGGTTACTAATGCCATTATGGATTATCTTCCTGATGAAAAATCTGGAAAGCCTGCTAGTCTTCCTTCATTGGTAACGTTTCTCACTCCCAAAGTACTATAGTTGTTCGAGAAGTGATAACAGTACTAACTTTGACCTTGTGCAAACAGTTGCAAGAGTTAAAGCAACGTGCATCAGGGAACATGGATGATCCATTTCTAAGCCCAGGCATATCTGATAAGCAGCCATTGCATGTAGTAATGGTAAGAAATACAAACTCACTGTCACACTAATTTGGTTCGGTTCCTTTCCTGTTGATAACTAATAGCTATGTAGCGAACTGGTGATATTCTTTAAATGTTGCCTTCAAGACCTGCAGTGCTTAGTGTATGTATATTTTCTGTGGATAGGTTGACCCTAAGGCGTCAAGCAGATCAACACGTTTTGCACAAGAGATCATCTCAACCATCTTATTTACAGTTGCTGTTGGCTTGATGTGGTGAGAAACGTTCCACAACTTTTGACGCGTTTATCTTTTGTACTTTTATGGACATTATTTATCTGTCCAGTTGGTTTGTCTGATGGCAACTCAAGTGAGTACAGTAATAAATAACATGATTTTTCACAAAAACTGTTTTGTCAAAGCATGGGTGTACCTTTTTCCGCATAAACATGATGGTTGAATTGTTTAAAATTTGCTAGGGTAATGGGTGCAGCTGCTCTTCAAAAGTACGTCGCAGGCCTAGGAGGTATAGGTGCTTCTGGTGTTGGGTCCAGTTCTTCTTACGCCCCTAAAGAGTTAAGTCGAGATGTTACACCAGAGAAGGTAGATATCTTTGTCTAAACCATATCAAAATTGCTGCTTGTAAAACACCAATTTATGGATCTTcagattgtttttgtttttctttatattttgttCTAGCCTGTCGAGTAATTTTGGTTAAAGGTCCGATTCAACTGCATCACATGGAAAAATTCTGAATGCTTATGAATCGCAATTGTGCTTCAATCCTTTCTTATTGGTGTAGGCATATAACCATCACATTTCTGCATCCTACTAACTACTTGACTTTGGTGCAGAATGTAAAAACATTCAAGGACGTAAAAGGTTGTGACGATGCAAAACAAGAACTTGAGGAAGTGGTGGAATACCTCAAGAACCCAGGGAAGTTTACACGCCTTGGAGGAAAGCTGCCCAAGGTATGTTTAGATATATtaattgtatacttctatgtgaaGGTATAGTTTACACTTGGTGCGGTTGTGCTTCTGTATTTATCGTCCCTCTTTCTTTAACCATTTATCTTTGTATTTGGATCCTGCTTTCAGGGAATCCTTTTGACAGGTGCTCCTGGGACGGGTAAGACTCTACTTGCCAAGGTAATGGGTTATCTGTATTTGCCTTTTAGATGGTTCTAGTTTTtatattcctttttttttattttccgtgAATTCTTATCCTCACTAGTTAATATTGTTTTACATTTGGATGTGTAAAGGCTATCGCAGGTGAAGCTGGAGTACCTTTCTTCTACAGAGCAGGTTCAGAATTTGAGGAAATGTTAGTTGCCAGTTCTGTATCTTTGGTCTGTTTACAAGAATGCCATCTATTATTTATGTCTGCAATACTGAATTCAGTTTTTACCTTTTAATTCCAggtttgttggtgttggtgctCGCCGTGTTCGTGCGTTATTCCAAGCTGCTAAGAAAAAGGTCAGTCTCTTGATAGGTGAAGTAAATAGTCTCTTAATACTGAACACCCTTTTGGTAATCAACTGAGGTTCTGTTTACTGCGAATAAGAGAGTATTTGGTGCTTCCTTTCTAGTTCCCTAGATTCATAAATCTCATTTCTGTTTCGATGTCTCCGAATTTGTCCCGGAGCTTCCGAAGTGCAATTCTTGTTCCTTGTGATGTTGTGCACCTCTTAAAAAAGAAAGTTATGATGAGTTGTCCATTTGTTTCTTCAGTTAGATGATCTGCT
Proteins encoded in this window:
- the LOC113340002 gene encoding ATP-dependent zinc metalloprotease FTSH 11, chloroplastic/mitochondrial-like produces the protein MTVLQAYLLCKPSSYSISKFQFSSDKTRLSSSSSIVSYSYPKPLWVGRLSLGLHKSQLSSSIRFNKPLTVTSCVMSSDNKNPILESSNSDQSLDKNPIFESNADQSLGFESIPDLSEEKFDEKKLSEEEGEVSVSSNSAAAAASTPVVVNENTNNVEEEVKTDKRLPILVFLMGVFASIKNGFEKLKFLEWFEKWWPFWRQEKRLERLIAEADANPKDPLKQSALLAELNKHSPEGVIRRFEERDHAVDSTGVAEYLRALVVTNAIMDYLPDEKSGKPASLPSLLQELKQRASGNMDDPFLSPGISDKQPLHVVMVDPKASSRSTRFAQEIISTILFTVAVGLMWVMGAAALQKYVAGLGGIGASGVGSSSSYAPKELSRDVTPEKNVKTFKDVKGCDDAKQELEEVVEYLKNPGKFTRLGGKLPKGILLTGAPGTGKTLLAKAIAGEAGVPFFYRAGSEFEEMFVGVGARRVRALFQAAKKKAPCIIFIDEIDAVGSTRKQWEGHTKKTLHQLLVEMDGFEQNEGIILMAATNLPDILDPALTRPGRFDRHIVVPNPDVRGRQEILELYLQDKPLSEDVNVNAIARGTPGFNGADLANLVNIAAIKAAVDGDEKLTSTNLEFAKDRIMMGTERKTMFLSEESKKLTAYHESGHAIVAFNTEGAHPIHKATIMPRGSALGMVTQLPSDDETSISKKQLLARLDVCMGGRVAEELIFGQDHVTTGASSDLHTATELAHYMVSTCGMSDAIGPVYMKDRLGTEMQSRVDAEVVKLLREAYDRVKALLKKHEKALHVLANALLEYETLNSEDIKQVLLPFGEGRFPDQQQQEQEIEELALS